The DNA region AATCTTCAGAGACTGTACTCAGCCAAACACAGGACAAATGGGGACCACAATGGTTCTTTATCAAACAGGCTAGTTTCATTGCTTATTTGGAGTGAAGTTAGAGAAGaatcaaaatgtttaaaaaaaaattaattacttttaaaactgTCATTCCTTCTACTTCGGTAATATGGTGGTATCACACGCATGTTCAAATGTAATCTTGTATTTTACTCTGACAGTGTCTGTTTAACAAAAAATTTGGGCTAACATACTGTAACATTATTTTGGACAGGTATCTGTCCTTACAAATGATCTGCAAccctttaaagaaataaatgaatggGCAAAATAGAAAATCATATGGTCTAATCCTGTCTTACTGACTTTACTGCAAAACCAGAACCTATGTTAATGGGAATAGAACTGCAAGTGCATTATGGCTCCGGATTACAAGAATTGTGTTAACACACGGTTTCAGGGCCTGATCCAGAACACCCTATGCAAAGAGTCCCACTGGCATGAACAGGCTCTTCCCACAGCAGATAAGGATGGAAGACATGAAGAGCCTTTGTATGACCAGTGActaatttgcatttttaatcaCAATGTAAGCAGCAGGCATCCCCAAAGCACCTTGGCATACCTGTGGCACAAAGGGCGATAAATGTTTGTGCATGCTTCCGAATCAAAAGCAACTTGTCTTTAGGTAGAGGCAACTTCCTCAGAATGTGTTCAATGAAATCGTGTGGGGTGATGGCAGCAAGATTCCACTTCAATCTTCCCAACACCACGAGCTCCCATTCCTGGGCAGGGGgataagaagaggagaaaaaccaTAAGCAagcctgaaaaaaatctttattcattTCCCTGATTGTAATTATATCACTGCTAAAATGGTTTtgctcaaacatttttttcagtatgcCCCTACTGCTTTGAAGTTGTTgactttattctttttatttttttattttttttaacactggaAATGTCAAGCTCTACTGAAAATAATGAGACCTGGCAGCTCCTGccaagattttactttttttgtatCCAGTGCTGAATGCCCACCCAGAAAGTTTAGCCTGCAATTAGATATTGCCAAGGTCACTGTGGTCCTTTCCTAGTAACTTCTTTTAAATGGTTATAGTCCTTACTTTATAGCCATTTAAAGCCCTAGGGATAACTATGCACAAAAATATCCTAGATATACATTCTTTTTTCAAAACTGGGAAAGTTAGCTTGATGACATTCTCTTGAAAGCTGTTTTCAAAAGTGTCTGCAGATAAATCTGATGGCGCTTAATCTACTccaggacaggctttgcagaaagGAAATGCACATAACAGTGCCAAGAAGTAGCCTGTGTAAATTATCTGTCAATAAATCATGTAGAATCCAACCCCACATTCTTTGCACATTCAAAGCTCCCAGTGAAATCAAAGGAAAACCTGGGTGCATATTTAATGACTGGCCATTCCTTGGAATGTGATTACATGTAAAAATGGCACCTAATCAACAGATCTGACCAAGGATTCAGACAGGCCTAGATCTGCATGCTTCAGAATTTAGAACAAGTTTTGAATACCTTACAGCACCCTGGAGAATGAGTAAAGCTCTAAGCTCTGGCCTTGGACTCATTTCTGTCTCATGCATCAACTATTAACTATCAACTAAATTCCATGTCCTGATTCTTGAGTCCTGATGATGCATTAGCCTGATGAAGCCCAGCGTGACGGGGAGCGCCAGCTAAATTTGTAGAGCTGGCAAGTCGAAAAAAATGTCCTTTAATTTTGCAGCTGAGAAGACGTCAACCAGCGTTGCTGAGAAACCATAAACATGAACCCCACAATGCCATTTCTGCAGTCGTTTCTCTGAATAGATGCCTGCTTTAACAGCGGGCATCCTTTCCTACAGACATTCCTGCTGGATTATGACAGAGCCCTCCATAGCTTGAAAAATCTCACATTCACATATGTAACAGGCCTCAGAAAACAGAtgcttctttttgaaaaaataccTGTAAAATGTTTTAACATAATGACAGTTACATTATCTATGGACTAATCTAAAAATGCTTAATCCAGAAGGCTGGATACAGGGATGCACTTAAACACATTTAATTCCATGTGACACAGAAACACAGGCACATCTTTCGGAGTCTTCTTGCACTGGGGCCACAGTGTTTAACAGATGGTCCCATCAGTGGGACACCTAATGTCTGTGACAGCCATGACAGAGCTTGCAGTGCAAAGCTCTATTCTGCCGCGGCCTGAGCTCCCAGCCCCTCCCTGTGGGGAACTCCCACTGGCTTTGCTGAGTGATTCACAGGAGAAATTCTCATGGGATTCGTCTTGCTACGCATATTCACTAGGATCTGTGAGAACAGACTGAATGTACAACTCATCAAAAGGCTTAATATTTGCCTGCTGCACTGCACACTGAAGTGCTTTGCAAATGTTAATTATTACATCAAGTGATTTcagttgtttttgtttctgctttcgcTATGTCAGATCTGATCTTGAACTCCTCAATAAGGCATGGTGTTTCATTTGCAGCGATGTTCGACCACGCTTTCCATCGTGCCACCTGCCTGGCTGATAACCTACTGGGAACCAGACTCACAAAAGCCGCCAGAACAAGGCCACAACTTCCCAGTGGTTAAAGCAGTGCTCGGACCAGCCACTTATTGGCTGTATGGTGCATGGGCCCGGACCCTGCTCGGACTGCATGCTCTTGGGAAGAGTTTTGGGggcctcccccggcggcaggctgctcagggcccgGCTTCTCCCGGGCTGCTGGCAGGAGTACGGCTGCCAGGCGGGAGCGGTGCTGGCAGCGCTTCAACGGGTGAAGTCATGCGCGGGCGCGCGTGGTTGCCGCCAGgtggcgccgccgcgccgcgccgcgccgcgcagtcCCGCACCACTCCGCGCAGCCCCTCCGGGGCGctgccagccccgcggccgcaTCGCTCCCGCTGAAACCCATGCActtatatgtgtatgtgtgtgggtgtgtgtgggcgTGTGTGGGTGTGCGcctttccacctcctgcagaaAAATGCGCATacgtcaaggaaaaaaaaaaaaaaagccagcctgCCAGATCCCCTCCAGGAGCACTTCCGTAACTGCTGTGCCAAGGAACTGCATGGGAAAAGGGGCTGCATACTGTGCGGGAGGCAGTTTTGGGAAAGCCAGAACCAACAGGAAGAGTACTCCTCCCACCGCCACCAAAGGAATTGGGTGCCTGCAGTTTTGGATCGACCCCTTTCAGTCACCTGGGTGTCTTTAGCGCTTTTGACGATTCACAAAGCGTAAAAAAACATGGAAAGCGTAATTTTAAAGGGGGGGGGCAAAAGTGATGGTTTGCTgtggaaggaggggagagagaaggaaaaggctgTCAGTGTGAGAGCTGATGGAGAGAGGATGAGGTGTGCCAAAGGTGGAAGGGGGCTGCTTACCAGCAGCTCTTGGGGTTTGATGGAATTGTCCGTATATATGCACAGTTTCTCTGCTGTGAGGGGGATTGTCTCTTTCAGCTTGGAGGCCAGGAACATGCACACTGCCCCCAGCAGTTGCAGATGGCACTTTCGAGTGGGCACCACAGCTAAGAATCTGTCCAAGTAATTCATGGccagaggaaaaacttcttcttcACACTTCTGCTCTTCACAGACCTGCAAGTGAGGAGCATGGGGAGGGGAGCATggtggtggggggagggaagagagtaagagatgagagaaaaaataaataaatgatcccATAAAAATAATGGGATCTGTGCTACAGCTCCTGCTATTTTTGTTTCCCGGGGAGCtaaatttggggggagggggagatctCTGGAGAGGCTGGGAAGGCTGTCAATTGGCTTTCACATTCCTTTAGTTCATTCAGTAAGAAATGAATTCAAGACACTGTGTGGGAGAGCCGAAAAGCCCCATCCAGCAGTAAGCGAGCAGCCGccgactcttttttttttttttgcgacccaatttttcttttttttccttttttttttttatttcgtcatattttcaaaaaatcgataaaaatatcaaaattgcCCCGGGGGTCCCGGTTTTGGTCCTGGCGGCATCCCAGGGCGGTCCCCCATCGTTTCCGACAATTGCAAAAATTCCCCCGGGGGGTGTCCCCCAGCCCTACGCCCGCGATCCGCCGAGGGGGGAGGAGGCAGACGGGAGACTCAGCGAGGgcgaggtggggtggggagagctcGAGGAGCCTGGATCCCTTTAGcgagaaaaaaattatttcaaaaatttaCCAAAAATCGAGACCGGCGAGAAAAAGCACAAATCGCACATGAAAACTAAGCAGAAGGTCTGATCTTCTCAGCCCTGGGGGGTGGTCTGGAAAAAGTCCCCCTCAAAGGAGATCCGAGGGGGCAAATGATGATGGTGGGGCCAGGGCAAAGCAGGCAAGTCTGCAGGGAAATGGACCCGCAGTCGCCCTGTGTAAGTTTTGGGGTGACGGAAGGGTGTTGCCACCCCCTCGGGCTGCCCGGCAGCCGCTGgccaggctgggggggggcagggctatGGGGCATTTCCGAGCCCCTTCTaaggaaggggtggggggaagacgGGCTCAGCGTCTCCGAGCAGAGTTGCATGCAGCGCAACATGGCGAAAAAAGGCACGTCCTAACCACTGCATACGTGGGCACTGAAATACTTGTGGGGCAAAATGCAGGGGGCACCGATCACCCCCTTTCCCTCGCCCTGCCCCGGGGGCAGCTCCCTTCCCACGAAAAGTCTCAATCTCGGGCGCTGCAGCCGCCGGGAACCGCAGGCggcatttctttactttttaatTGCAAACGCCTCTTCcagctcccccacacacaccccccaccgccgcttcctccctgcctgcacCCCGTTTTGCAGGACCGACACCCCCCGCAAGGGCCATTCCCACCACGAGCTGCGAGATGCGCCCCTTCCCCCACGGCACCCAGGCGGGCGCCGGCAAACCCAGCAGgggcaggaaaaggagaaaaaaaagaaaaaaaaacaaaacccacccacCCCATCGCGATCGGAGGGGCGAGAAGCAAGGGGCGGGAGGAAGCGACTGCGGCGCCCGGGGAGGGCAGCCCGTGGggcgccggggagccgcggcgcggggggaaaCGAGGGGGAAAGGGGCGCCCCCAAAGACAAACCTCCAGCATCCAAGTGGCCACCATCCTCCTCATGAAGGGCTGGATGTCCTTCTGCACGCACTTGAAGTAGGAGCATTGGGGCAGATACCTCTCCTCTATGGTTAGTAAGTTGTGCAAAACGCGGTCGTCGTAGAGCAAGTTGGGGTCGGGCAACGCTCTCCTCATGGGATCCACTTCGCAGCACAGCAGCTCCATGTTTCCAAAGAgatctccctctttctctgatggaaaattttttttttggggggggggaaaggggtggGGAAAGAAGAGGGGTAAAGGAGGAggggtgggtgggaggaggacggcAGGGCTTTCCAGCTcgctcctgcctcccctgaaactcgtctctccctctcttcttgATTTCTAGCCTAAAGTTGAAGCAAAGTGACGCAACTCGCCAGGGCAAGCAGTTCTCTCTCTTGTTATTATGGAGAACAGCAGCTGGTCAGACGTAACATCAAAcgcgtttttttttttcctctctataaGCTAACAAGGAACCAGGAGGCCCTTGTatagggacacacacacacaaatgacagctttgctttttcttttttacagcgACCAAACTTTCCTTCTGCAGCGGCCAGCCTGAATCTATagccttttttcccctgttcttaTTGCAAGAAAGTAAGGGCTCCCCCCATACTCATCGAGATTATGTGGGCTAGGGATGCAATGTCCTGCCTCGGCGAGGTGCCAGAGGCATGTCCTCTCCTCCCCCCGACACTCCCTTAATCTGCAGCCGGGGGAAAAGAGCCCACTACGGACTAAAAGCAAACCCGAAGATCCCGCAGCTTCTTGGGGGTTGCGTTTTGCAGTGTTTTCAGGGCGAAATCTAGCAATAATCGCAACGCTGCTTCCCCCGGTATATACGCGTATTGCTAGCAGACGAGCTGTTTTAGCACTGCATGGTCACACTGATACAACTTTCTAGGAAACGcagcgggggagggaggggggggagagactgaacgggggagggagggaagcccGTCCCGAACTCGGTGACTGCTACCCTGGGTGCACTGCCCCGCTGCGCGGCCACTTTTGGGAGGCGGCAGGCCGCGGGCACGGCGTGGAGCCGGCGGTgcgcgcccgcggcgccccgaCGGCCGGGCATACTCCCCGCTGCCTTTTGCGCAGGGCTTGCTCGCTCGGCTGCGCCCTGCGGAGCACCTCCGCTCCGTGCCTACCTCTCGGCCCGCGCAAAGCCGCCTAGAAAGTGTGTCAACTTTGCGCGGTCTCTGCCGCAGCCCGCTAAGAGGCAGAAAGGCTCCAGCGGCGGAAGGAGCTGCCCGCTGTCGGGCACGGGAGTCGCCGGAGCACAGGGACAAGGCAGCCCCGCGATGCCTGCGAGGGGCGCATCCCCTGGGGCAGCCTCCCCCTCGCCCCGGTGCCGCGGAGTGGGCTGCCGGGGCCGCAATACCGCCTTAAACGCGCGGGCGCGGGGTTTGGGGCGCCACCGCCCCTTCCGTGATTTGCATAGCCAATAGCTCTGGGGCTCTCGCCGCTGCGCGCTGATGGTTACCGGGCAGATTATATTTTAAGGACGCCTGGTGCACGGCATCGGAAGCAGCTGGCGACGGAGGGGGCTAGGCGCAGCCTCTCACCTGGCCGTGTCGGCCCCGGGCAAGGTGGGCCTGCGGGCCACCGCCGCCAGTAAGCGGGCAGCCgcgccccttccctccccagacCTGCAGCCAACGGAAGAGAGCGATGGGACCGGCTTTGCCATGCTTTGTATCTCCGCGGAGTACAGCCGCGAGGGCTTCGTGCAAAAAGGGGCTGGGACGGCCCCGCATCTAGCCAGGTCGTTTTAGCCCGTCGGAGCCAAAGGCTACTTCGCCATTGAAAAGCCACCAGGACTTGCCGCGGGCCGGGACAGCCGAGCCCTCAAGGCGCTGCTAACAGCATTCCCCCACCCCATACattgggttcccccccccccggtcccctcCAGGAAGCGAGCGGCTGTTggccgccggggcgccgggcgccgccggggacCTGCCGCGCACCATGTGTGGCCCCTCGCAGCCCCGGGGCAGGAGCTTATCGGGGACGAGCCCGCGGCAGGCGCCACTAGGAGATTTGCCGGGTATGGGTCGCTCTTCACGGCGgcgagggaagggagagaggaggggCACCCCTCGCTGCCCGTCGAGGCGGGCAGAGGCTCTTTAGCTTCCACCATTCATTTCCCCTTCCTGGCTACTGCTGTGAACAGGGAGCGTGTTGTGTCGGTGCACGTTTTCCTTCTCCAAACTTAAATTCATAAGCGCTCCCGTCTGAGTTTGTAGCCCGACAATGCTGCGATTGTGATTTACGGGGTTCTCGCGGGGGGCGACCACCGGGTATCCTAATTGCCCAGCACTGACTTTCCAAGTGGGGTGATGTCTGCGGCAGGGCACGGCcgagggcggcggggagccgccgtGTGGAGGGCAGCCGTGCAGGGGGGACCGCGATGGGGCGGacgccaggggcagcaggacaccGCTGCGGTGCGGGGGGGAGAGAtcccattaaaaagaaataacccCCAAAATGATAAATGGAAATACGCCAATTCTGCACGCGGAGGTGCCGTCGACCTGCAGAGACGCCGTGAGAAAACCCTTCCCCGGTGCGACCGCTTTTATGCTCGGTGTCCGTTTCCCCACGCCggctccgggcggcggcggccccgtccccgcggggagggggggccggCAGGGGGGGCGGTGTGTGCCCCAGGCCCCGCGGCCGCGGAAGCTACGCACCCGCTCTGCCTCTTCGCGTGCGCGTGGAGACAGCAGATGTTTTAACAGCCTCCGTGTAGAGGTTACCGAGTGCCATATGTTAAATACCACCCTCcctccggaaaaaaaaaaaaaggaagaaaaaaattacttttcacactctcttcccttcttttggTGAGTTGCTTCGGCAGTTTAAAAGTATGAATGATTAAATCAAACACTGTCAGTAggattccttcccccccccccctttaatccCGCCGGCACCAGGACGCCAGTTCCTGGAGAGGTGGTGGGCGCCGCCCCGGGTGGGACGTTCCCGGCGGAGCCGCGCTGCGCGTTTCGCGGAAGCGCCGCGGAGCGGCCGTTTTCCCGGGAAAGCAGCGCCGCAGGTTCCCCGCGCTACCGCCGCCCTGCGCGGCCCAGCTGCggggtgctgccctgctcccagccccgccACGGCTGCCGGAGAGGCAATAACTCCATCCCTGGTTATGTTTTTGGAGCCCACCTTCTTCAGTTTGGCAGGATGCCTCGTGCCACTGCTCTTATTTATTAAACCGACACGCAGGTATTACTAAATCTGTCAGATGCAGTGGCATTTTACTGGTGTTAGACAGCTCTGCAAAACAGGgcgattcttttattttttaataggtgCTTAATTCATCATCActcacattttatttcattttccttccttgGGAAAAGCCCAGAGAACAATCCTGAAGATGCTTTAGGGGACAGTCTTGGATCAAGCTTTGCATTTGAACCTCAGACCAGTAGGCATGTTGTACATGTCTTTTCCTAAAAGCCTGGTGGACGcaggtctttttgtttgtttaaatgaaataAGTATTCTCTTGCAGTGCTTGAAATCTGAAGACTGGAGTGTGGAACATGAGAATCTGAAAGTGAAACCGACTGGAAGCcaaaaaagaaacatgaacatGTTTCCATTGTCCAAGCTAAGGAAAGCcctgaaagcaaacaaacaccaTGAATAATACAGTGTATattagatttaaaagaaaatgattctgGCTTCAGTCATTGGAAGCAATCTATCttcgtgttttgttttgtttttttaatatctgatTTTTACCTATTCAAAGTGAAGTTCCATGCTGTGCATTCAACAGGAACAGGAACAGCATGATAAAAAAtatcctttctttcctctgtttttcctaATTAAAGGTTAGGAAAGGATTTGGATAACACAGGAACTGCTGCATGTATTTTCAAGGAGTTTCATGCTGCCCACGTATTTTCAAGGAGTTATTTTTAATTGTACTGGCAA from Apteryx mantelli isolate bAptMan1 chromosome 1, bAptMan1.hap1, whole genome shotgun sequence includes:
- the CCND2 gene encoding G1/S-specific cyclin-D2 isoform X2; the encoded protein is MELLCCEVDPMRRALPDPNLLYDDRVLHNLLTIEERYLPQCSYFKCVQKDIQPFMRRMVATWMLEVCEEQKCEEEVFPLAMNYLDRFLAVVPTRKCHLQLLGAVCMFLASKLKETIPLTAEKLCIYTDNSIKPQELLEWELVVLGRLKWNLAAITPHDFIEHILRKLPLPKDKLLLIRKHAQTFIALCATDFNFAMYPPSMIATGSVGAAICGLQLDDGESSLSGDSLTELLAKITNTDVVQSVRFSGLWSRCQGRHAYG
- the CCND2 gene encoding G1/S-specific cyclin-D2 isoform X3, with amino-acid sequence MELLCCEVDPMRRALPDPNLLYDDRVLHNLLTIEERYLPQCSYFKCVQKDIQPFMRRMVATWMLEVCEEQKCEEEVFPLAMNYLDRFLAVVPTRKCHLQLLGAVCMFLASKLKETIPLTAEKLCIYTDNSIKPQELLEWELVVLGRLKWNLAAITPHDFIEHILRKLPLPKDKLLLIRKHAQTFIALCATGLTAIDVKVSREPSAHNQQMGRACEAFHMSRLAPQVVGLTKPKKMRWKEVEEESLC
- the CCND2 gene encoding G1/S-specific cyclin-D2 isoform X1, with product MELLCCEVDPMRRALPDPNLLYDDRVLHNLLTIEERYLPQCSYFKCVQKDIQPFMRRMVATWMLEVCEEQKCEEEVFPLAMNYLDRFLAVVPTRKCHLQLLGAVCMFLASKLKETIPLTAEKLCIYTDNSIKPQELLEWELVVLGRLKWNLAAITPHDFIEHILRKLPLPKDKLLLIRKHAQTFIALCATDFNFAMYPPSMIATGSVGAAICGLQLDDGESSLSGDSLTELLAKITNTDVDCLKACQEQIESVLVSNLRQVRQQQQQSNPSKMVDELDQASTPTDVRDINL
- the CCND2 gene encoding G1/S-specific cyclin-D2 isoform X5 — translated: MELLCCEVDPMRRALPDPNLLYDDRVLHNLLTIEERYLPQCSYFKCVQKDIQPFMRRMVATWMLEEWELVVLGRLKWNLAAITPHDFIEHILRKLPLPKDKLLLIRKHAQTFIALCATDFNFAMYPPSMIATGSVGAAICGLQLDDGESSLSGDSLTELLAKITNTDVDCLKACQEQIESVLVSNLRQVRQQQQQSNPSKMVDELDQASTPTDVRDINL
- the CCND2 gene encoding G1/S-specific cyclin-D2 isoform X4; protein product: MELLCCEVDPMRRALPDPNLLYDDRVLHNLLTIEERYLPQCSYFKCVQKDIQPFMRRMVATWMLEVCEEQKCEEEVFPLAMNYLDRFLAVVPTRKCHLQLLGAVCMFLASKLKETIPLTAEKLCIYTDNSIKPQELLEWELVVLGRLKWNLAAITPHDFIEHILRKLPLPKDKLLLIRKHAQTFIALCATDFNFAMYPPSMIATGSVGAAICGLQLDDGESSLSGDSLTELLAKITNTDVGK